CCGAGGCCTCGAGCTGGAGCGGGAAGAAGGCTGCGGCAAGCGCCACCAGCAGCGATGACATGCCACCACAGCCGTTGAACAGGGCCACCGTTTCCGGCATGGAGGTCATCGGAACCCGCTGGGCCGTAATGGCACCGAGAACGCCGCCGATCAGCGTGCCGATGATGATCCACGTCCAGGCCGCGGCCGAAATACCGGATGTACCGAGATAGTTGATCAGAAGGCCCAGAACAGCCAGGGCCATCGCCACAGCGGCCAGCTGGTTGGCACTGCGGGCAGAGCGCACTTTCGACAAGCCCTTGATGCCCAGGGCGAGCAGCAGAACGGCAACCAGTTCAAAGGCGTACTTGAGAAAATCCATCAGCGGTTCTCCTTGCGGGCGGGCTTACGGCTGAACATGGCCAGCATGCGATCGGTGACCAGGAAGCCCCCGATCACATTGAAAAGGGCAAAGCCCAGGGAGACGGCCCCGAGAATCAGCAGCACCAGGTTGTCCCCGGAGCGGATGATTGCGGTGAGCGCGGCCAGCACGGTGATGCCGGAGATGGCATTGGCCCCACTCATCAAGGGGGTGTGCAGGGTGGGTGGCACCTTGCCGATCAGTTCCAGTCCCAGAAGGCTGCCGAGCAGCAGCACCCAGAGGAACTCCACAAAGCTTGTTTCCATCAGTTGGCTCCTGGGGTGAGAACGTCGCTGCGGCGGATGTTGCCGTCCTGACTGATCAGGCAACCGGCAATGAGCTCATCCTCAAGGTCGAGGGTGAGCTGGCTGTCTTGAAGCATGGGCTGCAGCAGCGCCAGCAAATTTTTGGAGTAAAGGAAGCTGGCGTGGTTGGGAACGGAGCAGGGGAGGTCATTGGCTCCGATCAACTTCACGCCCTTGCGATCCACGGTCTGGGAGGGAACGGTGTCGGCGCAGTTGCCGCCCTGAGCGACGGCCAGATCCACCACCACCGCCCCGGGGCGCATGCGATCGAGCATGTCTTCACTGATCAAACGCGGCGCACGCCGACCTGGCACCTGTGCGGTGCAGATGGCCACGTCGGCCTCGGCGAGCTGATCCGACAGCTGCTGACGCTGGGCCGCGAGGAAGGCATCGGAGGCCTGTTTCGCATAGCCACCCGACTCAGCGGGTTTGTCCTCCATCTCGGGAGGGTCGATGAAGCGGGCACCGAGGGATTCCACCTGCTCCTTCACAGCAGGCCGGATATCGCTGACGTAGACCACAGCACCAAGCCGGCGTGCGGTTGCAACGGCCTGAAGGCCGGCCACCCCTGCACCGAGCACCACAACCCGGGCAGGCTGAACCGTGCCTGCTGCGGTCATCAGCATCGGGAAATAGCGATCCAGCGCCGCCGAGGCCAGCAGGACCGACTTGTAACCGGCGATATTGGCCTGAGAAGAGAGTGCATCGGCTGACTGGGCACGGCTGATGCGAGGCAACAGCTCGAGGGCCATCGCCGAAAGACCGCAACGCTTCAGCGCTGCATCGAGCTCGGCATTGGCGTAAGGAGCCAGCAGACCCACCACCAGCGCACCACGGCGCAAGCGGCCGAGATCAACAGGGGAGGGTGACTGAACGCACAGCAGCACGTCGGCTTCTCCCCAGGCCTGACTGTCTCCTGGAGTCACCAGCTGCGCGCCGGCCTCGGCGTAGGCCTCATCGAGAAAGCCGGACGTCCGTCCGGCTCCCCGTTCGAGCACCACCCGACAACCGAGAGCGATGAACTTCTTGACTGTTTCCGGTGAGGCCGCAACGCGGGTTTCCCCCACCGCTGTCTCCACCGGGATCAAAAGTATGGGCAAGATCGTGATGCCGCCGACCGAGGCGAGGTTAGGCCGTCGCCGGATTCCGCCTGGATCTTTTCTGAAGAAGCAGATCAGCGAGGGCTGTTGATGGCTATGGAAAGGATCCTGTTTGCAACACCATGGGACTCACAGCGATCGAATGCCCAGACGGCGTCTGCCACAGCCATCACGGCGGCCACGCCGTTGAGCGCAATGCCATGGAAAAGCTGCTGGCCGACCACGGCCGCGAATGGTGCGAGCGGCTGGCCGAGCGCATCTACGAGATGTCTGTGGACACCTTTTCCCAGACCGTGATGCCCAGCCTCCACGCCGCCGGTTGGCAGCGACGCCACCTGGACTGGGAGTTCAAGCTGAGCGAGCAGGATTCAGAACCCGACCGCACCCTGGTCGACGGCATCATCAATGCCACCGAAAGCTTTCTGCGCAGCAGTGAGGTGCACCGCCTGTTCATCCAGGAACTGGTTCAGGGCACGTTTGACGAAGCCTCAGACGACCACCTGCGCAGCCAGGCTGTGCGCCAGCTGATCGAGGAAGAGATTCTTGGACTGCTGGAATCGCAGCGGGAGCAGCTTCTTCAACGGGTCAGCACCCGTTTGCTCGAGCCTGCAGGAGGACGGATGGACCGAGCCCATCAAGCCGCTGAGGATGGACTGGTGGAAGTGGAGCGGTTGCTCTGCAACCACACCGAATCGCTCTGAACAACAGGCGAAACGCAAGAGGAGTTAAGACGGACGAGCAGGACCTGAATGCCTTCAGAACAAGGGCATCAGTTCCTGCTCAACTGACTGCGCCATGGGCCGGCGGCCTTGGTGATGCAGAAGCCTGGCGCGAAGAATGAGCGGATCCAGATCACAATCGAGGGGCCAACAGCGCTCGAGGGAGCGCCTGGATTCAGGACCGGACATGGGCTTGTAGCGACGTCGGGCCATAGCAGAGAGGGGCGAAAACCCGAGGGCTGATGGTCGGAAGGTAAGGGTGGCGAAAGCGATTGGAATGGTTAGAAAGACCTATCTTTCCGATCCGCCATCACGACGCCGTCTTTTGCTCTCGGTGGAGTTGCACCCAACAACGCGATCCGGCCCCGTCAGTGGCAGCAGCAACTGATCCAGCTGCTGCGCCGACGCCTGGATCCGATTGCTTCTGGATCGCGGGATGTGCTGATCCATGCGGGGCCTGGTGCGGGGAAGACCCTCGGCGCCCTGCTGGCCTTCCAGGCGATGCAGAAGGAAGGGCGTCTGAATCGCGTACTTGTGTTCTGTCACCGCACCTCGATCCTCGAGCAGTGGCAACGGGCGGCAGAGCGCCTGGGACTTCGTCTTCAGCCCTGGAACGGTCCCGGCAGTGCCCCGCTCCAGGCCGACGGATGGCTGGTGAGTTACCAGGGGGCTGGTCGACAGTCTGAGGCGCTCAAAGCCGAGATCGCCCTGTGGAGCCATGGCACGCATCTGGCGATCGCAGACGAAGCCCACCATCTCGGGGTGGAGCCGGAAGAACCTGAAGGGCCGGTTTGGGGTCGCACGTTTCTGGAGCTGAGCCAGAGCGCCAGGCTGCGGCTGGGGCTGACCGGAACCCCCTTCCGGGCCGACAACCTTGCGTTCTGTGCCGCTCGGAGAGTGGAAGTGGAGGAGGCCGGTGAGCGGATGGAGCAGATCCAACCCGATCTCAGTGTGGAGCCGCGGGAACTGATCGCGGCTGGGGATGTGAGACCGCTGGAATTTCGCTTCCAAGACGGATGGGTGGAACACAGCCAGGAGGGTCAGCCCGACCGGGAGGTGTCGCCGTTGTCGTCTGAGCAGAGGGAGAGCTGGCGAGCGCGCAACCTGCGCAGAGCCATCCGCCTTGCGGACAGCAGCAGCATCGCCCTGCAGCTGCTGCTGCGGGCCCGAACCCAACTGGAACGTGTTCGCCAGCACCACCCGCGTGCGGCAGGTCTGGTGATCGCTCGGGACATCGACCACGCCCGAACCATCTCCTCCCTTCTCGAAGAGCAGGGCGACCGGGTGGACCTTGTTCACTCCCAAGACCCAGGCGCCTCGGATCGACTGAACCGCTTTGAACGCGGGGATGCCGACTGGCTTGTGAGCATCGACATGTGCGCCGAAGGATTTGATGCCCCCCGACTGCGGGTGGTGGCCTATCTCACGACAGTGGCGACCCGAAGCCGTTTCATCCAGGGCATCACCCGGGCCGTCCGTCTCTGCGGGGATCGGGCCAGCAAGGAGGCGATTCCCCGCGATCCCTCCTTTGTGTTCGCGCCGGCCGACCCCCTGTTGATGCAGTACGCACGCAACTGGTCGCTGTCTGAGCCATATCGCATTGCGGCTCCTGCCAAATCAGACACGCCTGAGGAGTGCGCGCAAGGAGGCTCATGGCGAGGGCCGAGCCTGCCCCTGGAAGCCGTCGGCGACGGTGCTGGTGCGGTGATCCGTATGCGAACCCCGGAATTACCTCAATTTTTGCAGCGCTGAAAACATCTTCTCGTAAGAAAAAATGCGACGGTCTGCAAAATCAGGCCTGATGGAGCGCCATCAGCATTCAGCCTGGGCACCATCTGGGAGACAGTCATGGACGCAGCTCTAGAACGTCGCGTCAGCGTTGCCACCTGCTGGGCAACAACCCGGATTGCAGTGCTCGACAGCGCTGAGCGCTACGAAGACAGCTATGCGGTAACCCAAGAATTCCGGGAATGGATTCTCTGTATCGGGGAGCATCCGGAGATGCTGGAGGATTCCGTGATGAGCCTGAAGCAATCCAATGGGAAGCGTCGCCCCCTGCATGCAGACCACGCCTCAGAAGATTCACTTGAAATCTAAATAAATTCTTAAATAGCCAATTTTCTGATCATTCCGATCAGAAAAAACGCGACCAAATTGCCAACAAAAAAAGCCCATCAGCCGGCCCCGACCACCTACACTTAACTCATAGTCACTCCGCATTAGCCATGGCGGTCGAAAACCTGGTGATCGTGGGGTCTGGCCCTGCTGGGTACACCGCAGCCATCTACGCCGCCCGCGCCAACCTCAACCCGCTTCTGATCACGGGATTCCAACGGGGTGGAATTCCAGGTGGGCAATTGATGACCACCACCCATGTGGAAAATTTCCCTGGGTTTCCCGATGGCGTCCTAGGTCCTGACCTGATGGACCTGATGAAGGCCCAAGCGCAACGTTGGGGAACACGCTTGCTTGAGGCCGATGCAGACCGCATCGACTTGAGCCAGAGGCCCTACAGAATCGAAGCCGATGGCGACACGATCGAGACCCAGGCTCTGATCATCGCCACCGGTGCGAGCGCCAATCGCCTGAGCCTCCCCAATGAAGAACGCTTCTGGAGCCAGGGAATCAGCGCCTGCGCCATCTGCGATGGCGCGACGCCCCAGTTCCGCAACGAGGAATTGGCCGTGGTGGGAGGCGGTGACTCCGCCTGCGAAGAGGCTGTGTATCTAACGAAATACGGAAGCCATGTGCACCTGCTGGTGCGCTCCGACCGCCTGCGTGCCAGCGCCGCCATGGCCGACCGGGTGCAGGCCAACCCCCAGATCACCGTGCACTGGAACACCCAAGTGGCCGACGCCGAAGGCGGTGAATGGCTTAGTGGGCTGCGGCTCCAGCGCCGAGACAGCGGCCTGGA
The sequence above is a segment of the Synechococcus sp. PROS-7-1 genome. Coding sequences within it:
- a CDS encoding EF-1 guanine nucleotide exchange domain-containing protein, translated to MGLTAIECPDGVCHSHHGGHAVERNAMEKLLADHGREWCERLAERIYEMSVDTFSQTVMPSLHAAGWQRRHLDWEFKLSEQDSEPDRTLVDGIINATESFLRSSEVHRLFIQELVQGTFDEASDDHLRSQAVRQLIEEEILGLLESQREQLLQRVSTRLLEPAGGRMDRAHQAAEDGLVEVERLLCNHTESL
- a CDS encoding Re/Si-specific NAD(P)(+) transhydrogenase subunit alpha translates to MPILLIPVETAVGETRVAASPETVKKFIALGCRVVLERGAGRTSGFLDEAYAEAGAQLVTPGDSQAWGEADVLLCVQSPSPVDLGRLRRGALVVGLLAPYANAELDAALKRCGLSAMALELLPRISRAQSADALSSQANIAGYKSVLLASAALDRYFPMLMTAAGTVQPARVVVLGAGVAGLQAVATARRLGAVVYVSDIRPAVKEQVESLGARFIDPPEMEDKPAESGGYAKQASDAFLAAQRQQLSDQLAEADVAICTAQVPGRRAPRLISEDMLDRMRPGAVVVDLAVAQGGNCADTVPSQTVDRKGVKLIGANDLPCSVPNHASFLYSKNLLALLQPMLQDSQLTLDLEDELIAGCLISQDGNIRRSDVLTPGAN
- a CDS encoding NAD(P) transhydrogenase subunit alpha, encoding METSFVEFLWVLLLGSLLGLELIGKVPPTLHTPLMSGANAISGITVLAALTAIIRSGDNLVLLILGAVSLGFALFNVIGGFLVTDRMLAMFSRKPARKENR
- a CDS encoding DEAD/DEAH box helicase; the encoded protein is MLRRRLDPIASGSRDVLIHAGPGAGKTLGALLAFQAMQKEGRLNRVLVFCHRTSILEQWQRAAERLGLRLQPWNGPGSAPLQADGWLVSYQGAGRQSEALKAEIALWSHGTHLAIADEAHHLGVEPEEPEGPVWGRTFLELSQSARLRLGLTGTPFRADNLAFCAARRVEVEEAGERMEQIQPDLSVEPRELIAAGDVRPLEFRFQDGWVEHSQEGQPDREVSPLSSEQRESWRARNLRRAIRLADSSSIALQLLLRARTQLERVRQHHPRAAGLVIARDIDHARTISSLLEEQGDRVDLVHSQDPGASDRLNRFERGDADWLVSIDMCAEGFDAPRLRVVAYLTTVATRSRFIQGITRAVRLCGDRASKEAIPRDPSFVFAPADPLLMQYARNWSLSEPYRIAAPAKSDTPEECAQGGSWRGPSLPLEAVGDGAGAVIRMRTPELPQFLQR
- the trxB gene encoding thioredoxin-disulfide reductase, coding for MAVENLVIVGSGPAGYTAAIYAARANLNPLLITGFQRGGIPGGQLMTTTHVENFPGFPDGVLGPDLMDLMKAQAQRWGTRLLEADADRIDLSQRPYRIEADGDTIETQALIIATGASANRLSLPNEERFWSQGISACAICDGATPQFRNEELAVVGGGDSACEEAVYLTKYGSHVHLLVRSDRLRASAAMADRVQANPQITVHWNTQVADAEGGEWLSGLRLQRRDSGLEEHLPVRGMFYAIGHTPNTELVRDQLHCDGTGYLITQPGRPETSKEGVFAAGDVADAEWRQGITAAGSGCQAALAAERWLSHNDLAQLVKRDQAEPAKADTPKATAETTESTYDPDALWQKGSYALRKLYHDSQRPLLVVYTSPSCGPCHVLKPQLKRVLDELGGRAQGIEIDVEADQAIAEQAGVNGTPTVQLFYDKELKQQWRGVKQRSEFMASIRSLLPES